One window of the Lysobacter sp. S4-A87 genome contains the following:
- the rpsH gene encoding 30S ribosomal protein S8 gives MSMTDPIADMLVRIKNAAAVRKQTVKMPSSNIKIAIAKVLKDEGYILDSRVTPVSAGKSELEISLKYYEGKPVIERLERFSRSGLRQYRGKSELPKVLGGLGIAIISTSKGIMTDAQARQQGVGGEVLCFVA, from the coding sequence ATGAGCATGACTGATCCCATCGCCGACATGCTGGTCCGCATCAAGAATGCGGCCGCTGTTCGCAAGCAGACGGTGAAGATGCCGTCGTCCAACATCAAGATCGCCATTGCCAAGGTCCTGAAGGACGAAGGCTACATTCTTGATTCGCGCGTGACCCCGGTGAGCGCCGGCAAGTCCGAGCTCGAAATCTCGCTGAAGTACTACGAAGGCAAGCCGGTGATCGAGCGCCTTGAGCGCTTCTCCCGTTCGGGCCTGCGCCAGTACCGCGGCAAGTCGGAGCTGCCCAAGGTCCTGGGCGGCCTCGGCATCGCCATCATCTCCACCTCGAAGGGCATCATGACCGATGCGCAGGCGCGCCAGCAGGGCGTCGGCGGTGAAGTCCTGTGCTTCGTGGCTTAA
- the rplF gene encoding 50S ribosomal protein L6 codes for MSRVAKKPVALPKGVELNIQADSISAKGPKGTLSVAKPAAIVVKIEDGHAVFSTEDAALIPLTGTLRAILANLVKGVSEGFERKLELVGVGYRAAMQGKDLSLSLGFSHPVLFQAPEGITIATPTQTEILVQGADKQRVGEVAAKIRGFRPPEPYKGKGVKYAGEVIIRKEAKKA; via the coding sequence ATGTCCCGAGTTGCCAAGAAGCCGGTTGCCCTCCCGAAGGGCGTCGAGCTGAACATCCAGGCTGATTCGATCAGCGCCAAGGGCCCGAAGGGCACCCTGTCGGTCGCCAAGCCGGCCGCCATCGTGGTCAAGATCGAAGACGGCCACGCCGTGTTCTCGACCGAAGACGCCGCACTGATCCCGCTGACCGGCACCCTGCGCGCCATCCTCGCCAACCTGGTGAAGGGCGTGTCGGAAGGCTTCGAGCGCAAGCTCGAGCTGGTCGGCGTCGGTTACCGTGCCGCCATGCAGGGCAAGGACCTGAGCCTGTCGCTCGGTTTCTCGCACCCGGTCCTGTTCCAGGCCCCGGAAGGCATCACCATCGCCACCCCGACCCAGACCGAGATCCTGGTCCAGGGCGCGGACAAGCAGCGCGTCGGTGAAGTTGCGGCCAAGATCCGCGGCTTCCGTCCGCCGGAGCCGTACAAGGGCAAGGGCGTGAAGTACGCCGGCGAAGTCATCATCCGCAAGGAAGCCAAGAAGGCCTAA
- the rpsN gene encoding 30S ribosomal protein S14 has translation MAKTSMVNREIKRAKLAKQHGSKREALKKIISSQTASYEDKMDAVVKLQKLPRDSSPSRQRTRCALSGRPRGVYRKFGLGRNMLRKATMNGDVPGLRKASW, from the coding sequence ATGGCTAAGACCTCCATGGTCAACCGCGAGATCAAGCGGGCCAAGCTTGCCAAGCAGCACGGCAGCAAGCGCGAAGCACTGAAGAAGATCATCTCCAGCCAGACGGCCTCGTACGAGGACAAGATGGATGCAGTGGTCAAGCTGCAGAAGCTGCCGCGTGACTCCTCGCCGAGCCGCCAGCGGACCCGTTGCGCACTCTCGGGCCGTCCGCGTGGCGTCTACCGCAAGTTCGGCCTCGGCCGCAACATGCTGCGCAAGGCGACCATGAACGGCGACGTTCCGGGTCTGCGCAAGGCCAGCTGGTAA
- the rplR gene encoding 50S ribosomal protein L18 codes for MEMNKNIARLRRAKSTRSHIRELGVPRLTVLRTGQHLYAQVFTADGSKVLASASTVQADVKEGLKNGKNSDAAIKVGHAIAEKAKAAGIEKVAFDRSGYRYHGRIKALADAAREGGLQF; via the coding sequence ATAGAAATGAACAAGAACATTGCTCGCCTGCGCCGCGCCAAGTCCACCCGTTCGCACATCCGCGAGCTCGGCGTGCCGCGCCTGACGGTGCTGCGCACCGGTCAGCACCTGTACGCCCAGGTCTTCACCGCCGACGGTTCCAAGGTCCTGGCTTCGGCCTCGACCGTCCAGGCCGACGTCAAGGAAGGCCTGAAGAACGGCAAGAACTCCGACGCCGCCATCAAGGTCGGTCACGCGATCGCCGAGAAGGCCAAGGCTGCCGGTATCGAGAAGGTCGCATTCGACCGCTCGGGCTACCGCTACCACGGTCGCATCAAGGCGCTGGCCGATGCCGCTCGCGAGGGCGGCCTGCAGTTCTAA